Proteins encoded by one window of Acidipropionibacterium virtanenii:
- a CDS encoding D-2-hydroxyacid dehydrogenase, which produces MTPVNPARGGTLSVAIATPLPDDEDLCALMRRIEPRLSVEYRPDLLPPMRWPADHSGDPGWRRTDAQQNEFDRLLAAADVLYGFPDGDPASLRAAVQANPGLKWVQGMAAGAGAAVAEAHLSAEDLQRVVFTTSAGVHADNLAEFAVFGALAGLKDLPRLAADKASRTWPERWPMRQLYDATVLVLGLGEIGRACAARFSAMGARVIGCNRTVRTVPWVEDVYPVDDLPEAARRADIIVVALPATAATEKLVSADVIGRLRPKAMVINVGRGSTVDEDALIDGLRSGALSYAALDVSTVEPLPVGSPLWGLDNVLISPHTATLDAREDRRIAEHFAANATRLLNGEPMTHVVNTVEFY; this is translated from the coding sequence ATGACCCCTGTCAACCCCGCGAGGGGCGGCACTCTGTCGGTGGCGATCGCCACGCCGCTGCCCGACGACGAGGACCTGTGCGCACTGATGCGCCGCATCGAGCCTCGCCTGTCCGTCGAGTACCGTCCCGACCTGCTGCCGCCGATGCGCTGGCCCGCCGACCACTCGGGAGATCCCGGCTGGCGTCGGACCGACGCCCAGCAGAACGAGTTCGACCGCCTCCTCGCCGCCGCCGACGTCCTCTACGGATTCCCCGACGGCGATCCGGCCTCCCTCAGGGCGGCCGTGCAGGCCAACCCCGGCCTGAAATGGGTGCAGGGAATGGCCGCCGGAGCGGGAGCCGCCGTCGCCGAGGCTCACCTGTCCGCCGAGGACCTGCAACGGGTCGTGTTCACCACCTCGGCGGGCGTGCATGCCGACAACCTCGCCGAGTTCGCGGTCTTCGGTGCTCTGGCAGGGCTGAAGGACCTTCCCCGGCTGGCCGCCGACAAGGCCTCGCGCACCTGGCCGGAGCGCTGGCCGATGCGCCAGCTCTACGACGCCACCGTGCTCGTGCTGGGCCTGGGGGAGATCGGCCGAGCCTGCGCCGCCCGGTTCAGCGCCATGGGGGCGCGCGTCATCGGCTGCAACCGGACGGTGCGGACGGTGCCCTGGGTCGAGGACGTCTACCCTGTCGACGACCTGCCGGAGGCGGCCCGTCGCGCCGACATCATCGTGGTGGCGCTGCCCGCCACCGCGGCCACCGAGAAGCTCGTCTCCGCCGATGTCATCGGGAGGCTGCGGCCCAAAGCCATGGTGATCAACGTGGGACGGGGGTCCACCGTCGACGAGGACGCCCTCATCGACGGGCTCCGCTCGGGGGCGCTGTCCTACGCCGCCCTCGACGTGTCCACGGTCGAGCCGCTACCGGTCGGCTCCCCCCTGTGGGGCCTGGACAACGTCCTCATCAGTCCTCACACCGCCACCCTCGATGCCCGTGAGGACCGACGGATCGCCGAGCACTTCGCCGCCAACGCCACCCGGCTGCTCAACGGCGAGCCGATGACCCACGTCGTCAACACCGTCGAGTTCTACTGA